From Methanococcus maripaludis, one genomic window encodes:
- a CDS encoding type II glyceraldehyde-3-phosphate dehydrogenase, with product MVNVLINGYGSIGKRVADAVAKQDDMKVIGVTKTKPDFEARMAVEKGYKLFAAIPERKHLFEEAGIPVEGTLDDIIEDADIVVDGAPKKIGKANLENVYKKHGVKAIIQGGEKAGDAQDSFNSLWSYDRCYGKDYIRLVSCNTTGLCRSMYAINSVADILKARIVLIRRAADPNDVKTGPVNAIVPNPVTVPSHHGPDVVSVIPELDGKIMTSAVIVPTTLMHMHSIMVETSGTNRDEIIDALAKTPRILTLKASEGFDSTATIIEYARDLGRSRYDLNEIAVWEESVNVVDNEVYMMQAIHQESDVIPENVDCIRAMLEMESDNLKSIEKTNKAMGLIK from the coding sequence AACGGTTACGGCTCTATCGGTAAAAGAGTTGCCGATGCAGTAGCTAAACAGGACGACATGAAAGTTATTGGAGTTACAAAAACAAAACCTGACTTTGAAGCACGAATGGCTGTTGAAAAGGGATACAAATTATTTGCAGCAATTCCTGAAAGAAAACATCTCTTTGAAGAAGCAGGCATTCCTGTTGAAGGAACACTCGATGATATCATTGAAGATGCAGATATTGTAGTTGATGGGGCCCCTAAAAAAATTGGAAAAGCAAACCTCGAAAATGTATACAAAAAACACGGCGTAAAAGCAATAATCCAAGGTGGAGAAAAAGCTGGTGACGCACAGGATTCATTTAACTCACTCTGGAGCTACGACAGATGCTACGGAAAAGATTACATCAGATTAGTATCATGCAACACCACGGGACTTTGTAGATCAATGTATGCAATTAATTCGGTTGCGGATATTTTAAAAGCAAGAATAGTTTTAATTAGAAGAGCTGCTGACCCTAACGATGTAAAAACTGGACCCGTAAACGCAATCGTTCCAAATCCCGTAACTGTCCCATCACACCACGGACCGGATGTTGTTTCAGTTATTCCTGAACTCGATGGAAAAATCATGACTTCAGCAGTTATTGTTCCAACAACATTGATGCACATGCACTCAATAATGGTGGAAACTTCTGGAACGAACAGAGACGAAATAATAGATGCACTTGCAAAAACACCAAGAATATTAACCTTAAAAGCTTCAGAAGGATTTGATTCGACTGCAACAATTATTGAATATGCAAGAGACCTTGGAAGAAGCAGATACGACTTAAACGAAATTGCAGTATGGGAAGAAAGCGTAAACGTTGTAGACAATGAAGTTTACATGATGCAAGCAATCCACCAAGAAAGTGACGTTATCCCTGAAAACGTGGACTGTATCAGAGCAATGCTCGAAATGGAAAGCGACAACTTAAAATCAATCGAAAAAACAAATAAAGCAATGGGTTTAATTAAATAA